From Opisthocomus hoazin isolate bOpiHoa1 chromosome 10, bOpiHoa1.hap1, whole genome shotgun sequence, a single genomic window includes:
- the SEMA6D gene encoding semaphorin-6D isoform X7, translating to MRLPLLCASVMLMSLSQCRAVSFPEDEDPINVVDYHYSRQYPVFRGRPSGNESQHRLDFQLMLKIRDTLYIAGRDQVYTVNLNEVPRSEVTPSKKLTWRSRQQDRENCAMKGKHKDECHNFIKVFVPRNDEMVFVCGTNAFNPMCRYYRLNTLEYDGEEISGLARCPFDARQTNVALFADGKLYSATVADFLASDAVIYRSMGDGSALRTIKYDSKWIKEPHFLHAIEYGNYVYFFFREIAVEHNNLGKAVYSRVARICKNDMGGSQRVLEKHWTSFLKARLNCSVPGDSFFYFDVLQSITDIIEINGVPTVVGVFTTQLNSIPGSAVCAFSMDDIEKVFKGRFKEQKTPDSVWTAVPEDKVPKPRPGCCAKHGLAEAYKTSIDFPDETLSFIKSHPLMDSAVPSVVEEPWFTKTRVRYRLTAIAVDHAAGPYQNYTVIFVGSEAGIVLKILAKTRPFSLNDSVLLEEIEAYNHAKCNAESEEDRRVISLQLDRDHHALFVAFSSCVIRIPLSRCERHGSCKKACIASRDPYCGWLDHEACGRVTPGMLFSLFVSYNHSTGGYVQDVEYGNTAQLGDCHGVRWEVQSGESNQMVHMNVLITCVFAAFVLGAFIAGVAVYCYRDIFVRKSRKIHKDAESAQSCTDSSGSFAKLNGLFDSPVKEYQQNINSPKLYTNLLTSRKELPPNGDTKSMMVDHRGQPPELAALPTPESTPVLQQKTLQVMKSQLDKAHGNLSASRKETPLKSPQFFPSSPPPHSPLSHGHIPSAIVLPNATHDYNTSFSNSNAHKADKKVQHIDHPLTKPSSKRDHRRSVDSRNTLNDFLKHLNETTSNPKAIMGDIQVAHQTLMLDPMGNMSEIPPKVPNREASLYSPPSTLPRNSPTKRVDVPTTPAVPMTSLERQRGYHKNSSQRHSISALPKNLNSPNGVLLSRQPSINHGGYMPPTAGTKMDYVQGTPVSVHLQPSLSRQSSYTSNGTLPRTGIKRTPSLKPDVPPKPSFVPQTTSVRPLNKYSY from the exons ATGAGGCTTCCTCTGCTTTGTGCCTCCGTGATGCTAATGAGTCTGTCCCAGTGCCGAGCTGTCAGCTTCCCTGAAGACGAGGACCCTATTAACGTTGTTGACTACCACT ATTCAAGGCAATATCCAGTATTTAGAGGACGCCCTTCAGGCAATGAATCTCAGCACAGACTGGACTTCCAACTGATGTTGAAAATTCGAGACACACTTTATATCGCTGGCAG GGACCAAGTTTACACTGTAAACTTAAATGAAGTTCCAAGATCGGAAGTTACTCCAAGCAAG AAGTTAACATGGAGGtcaaggcagcaggacagagagaactGTGCTATGAAAGGCAAACATAAA GATGAATGCCATAACTTCATTAAAGTCTTTGTTCCAAGAAATGATGAGATGGTGTTTGTCTGTGGAACAAATGCATTTAACCCTATGTGCAGATACTATCGG ctGAATACCTTAGAGTATGATGGGGAGGAAATTAGTGGTTTGGCAAGATGCCCGTTTGATGCCAGACAAACCAATGTCGCCCTCTTTGCTG ATGGAAAATTGTATTCGGCAACAGTAGCAGATTTCCTGGCAAGTGATGCTGTTATTTATCGCAGCATGGGGGATGGATCTGCCCTAAGAACAATAAAGTATGATTCCAAATGGATAAAAG AACCGCACTTCCTCCATGCCATAGAATATGGGAACTATGTTTATTTCTTCTTCCGAGAAATTGCTGTAGAGCACAATAATTTAGGCAAG GCTGTGTATTCCCGCGTGGCACGCATATGCAAAAATGACATGGGGGGGTCCCAAAGAGTCCTGGAAAAACATTGGACATCCTTTCTGAAAGCTCGGCTCAACTGCTCAGTTCCCGGGGATTCGTTCTTCTACTTTGATGTTCTGCAGTCTATCACAGACATAATAGAAATCAATGGAGTCCCCACGGTTGTCGGTGTATTCACCACACAGCTTAACAG CATCCCTGGTTCAGCAGTGTGTGCTTTCAGCATGGATGACATTGAGAAAGTCTTCAAAGGGAGATTTAAAGAACAAAAGACTCCTGACTCTGTTTGGACAGCTGTACCTGAAGACAAAGTACCAAAGCCAAG ACCTGGCTGCTGTGCAAAACACGGCCTAGCAGAGGCTTACAAAACCTCCATTGATTTCCCAGACGAAACACTCTCCTTCATCAAATCTCACCCTTTGATGGATTCAGCTGTTCCCTCAGTCGTTGAGGAGCCCTGGTTTACCAAAACACGTGTCAG ATACAGACTGACAGCGATTGCTGTAGACCATGCTGCTGGACCATACCAGAACTACACAGTCATATTTGTTGGCTCCGAAGCAGGAATAGTACTTAAAATCTTGGCAAAGACCAGGCCTTTTTCTTTGAATGACAGCGTATTACTGGAAGAGATTGAAGCGTATAATCATGCAAA GTGTAATGCTGAGAGCGAGGAGGACCGAAGAGTCATTTCCCTTCAGCTGGACAGAGACCACCATGCTCTGTTCGTGGCATTCTCCAGCTGCGTCATTAGAATTCCTCTGAGTCGGTGTGAGCGTCACGGGTCATGTAAAAA GGCATGTATTGCTTCACGGGACCCATACTGTGGCTGGTTAGACCATGAGGCATGTGGAAGAGTGACACCAGGCATGCT GTTCTCTTTGTTTGTTTCATACAACCACAGCACCGGAGGATATGTACAAGATGTGGAATATGGCAACACAGCACAGCTTGGGGACTGCCACG GTGTAAGGTGGGAAGTGCAATCTGGAGAGTCCAACCAGATGGTACATATGAATGTCCTAATcacttgtgtctttgctgcttttGTCCTGGGAGCCTTTATTGCGGGAGTGGCTGTTTACTGTTACCGGGATATATTTGTACGGAAATCGAGAAAAATTCACAAAGATGCAGAATCGGCTCAGTCCTGTACTGACTCCAGTGGGAGCTTTGCTAAGCTGAACGGGCTGTTTGATAGCCCCGTCAAGGAATATCAACAAAACATCAATTCACCCAAACTCTACACAAACCTGTTGACTAGCAGAAAGGAGCTGCCACCAAACGGTGATACGAAGTCCATGATGGTGGACCACAGGGGCCAGCCACCGGAATTAGCTGCGCTTCCGACTCCTGAATCTACACCGGTTCTTCAGCAAAAGACTCTGCAGGTGATGAAAAGTCAGTTGGACAAAGCGCATGGTAACCTCAGTGCTTCACGAAAGGAAACGCCACTGAAAAGCCCTCAGTTTTTTCCTTCCAGTCCTCCACCGCACTCTCCTCTAAGTCATGGACATATTCCTAGTGCTATCGTTCTTCCCAATGCTACCCATGATTACAATACGTCTTTCTCAAATTCTAATGCACACAAGGCAGACAAAAAAGTGCAACATATTGATCATCCACTTACAAAACCGTCCAGCAAAAGAGACCACAGGAGATCTGTTGATTCCAGGAACACCCTGAATGATTTTCTGAAACACTTAAATGAAACTACTAGTAATCCCAAAGCAATTATGGGAGATATTCAAGTGGCCCACCAGACTTTAATGCTGGATCCAATGGGAAATATGTCTGAGATCCCACCTAAGGTTCCCAACAGGGAGGCATCTTTATACTCTCCTCCATCAACTCTTCCAAGAAACAGCCCCACGAAACGAGTGGACGTTCCCACCACTCCTGCAGTACCAATGACCTCTTTGGAAAGGCAGAGAGGTTATCACAAAAATTCTTCACAAAGGCATTCAATATCTGCCCTGCCTAAAAACTTAAACTCACCAAATGGTGTTTTGTTATCCAGACAGCCTAGTATTAACCATGGGGGGTACATGCCTCCCACAGCAGGCACAAAGATGGACTACGTGCAAGGGACGCCTGTCAGCGTTCACCTCCAGCCTTCCTTGTCCAGGCAAAGCAGTTACACGAGCAATGGCACCCTTCCTCGTACAGGAATAAAGAGGACACCCTCCTTAAAACCTGATGTGCCACCAAAACCCTCATTCGTTCCTCAAACAACTTCAGTCAGACCACTGAACAAATACAGTTACTAG
- the SEMA6D gene encoding semaphorin-6D isoform X6 — translation MRLPLLCASVMLMSLSQCRAVSFPEDEDPINVVDYHYSRQYPVFRGRPSGNESQHRLDFQLMLKIRDTLYIAGRDQVYTVNLNEVPRSEVTPSKKLTWRSRQQDRENCAMKGKHKDECHNFIKVFVPRNDEMVFVCGTNAFNPMCRYYRLNTLEYDGEEISGLARCPFDARQTNVALFADGKLYSATVADFLASDAVIYRSMGDGSALRTIKYDSKWIKEPHFLHAIEYGNYVYFFFREIAVEHNNLGKAVYSRVARICKNDMGGSQRVLEKHWTSFLKARLNCSVPGDSFFYFDVLQSITDIIEINGVPTVVGVFTTQLNSIPGSAVCAFSMDDIEKVFKGRFKEQKTPDSVWTAVPEDKVPKPRPGCCAKHGLAEAYKTSIDFPDETLSFIKSHPLMDSAVPSVVEEPWFTKTRVRYRLTAIAVDHAAGPYQNYTVIFVGSEAGIVLKILAKTRPFSLNDSVLLEEIEAYNHAKCNAESEEDRRVISLQLDRDHHALFVAFSSCVIRIPLSRCERHGSCKKACIASRDPYCGWLDHEACGRVTPGMLTGGYVQDVEYGNTAQLGDCHEILPTTATPDYKIFGGPTSGVRWEVQSGESNQMVHMNVLITCVFAAFVLGAFIAGVAVYCYRDIFVRKSRKIHKDAESAQSCTDSSGSFAKLNGLFDSPVKEYQQNINSPKLYTNLLTSRKELPPNGDTKSMMVDHRGQPPELAALPTPESTPVLQQKTLQVMKSQLDKAHGNLSASRKETPLKSPQFFPSSPPPHSPLSHGHIPSAIVLPNATHDYNTSFSNSNAHKADKKVQHIDHPLTKPSSKRDHRRSVDSRNTLNDFLKHLNETTSNPKAIMGDIQVAHQTLMLDPMGNMSEIPPKVPNREASLYSPPSTLPRNSPTKRVDVPTTPAVPMTSLERQRGYHKNSSQRHSISALPKNLNSPNGVLLSRQPSINHGGYMPPTAGTKMDYVQGTPVSVHLQPSLSRQSSYTSNGTLPRTGIKRTPSLKPDVPPKPSFVPQTTSVRPLNKYSY, via the exons ATGAGGCTTCCTCTGCTTTGTGCCTCCGTGATGCTAATGAGTCTGTCCCAGTGCCGAGCTGTCAGCTTCCCTGAAGACGAGGACCCTATTAACGTTGTTGACTACCACT ATTCAAGGCAATATCCAGTATTTAGAGGACGCCCTTCAGGCAATGAATCTCAGCACAGACTGGACTTCCAACTGATGTTGAAAATTCGAGACACACTTTATATCGCTGGCAG GGACCAAGTTTACACTGTAAACTTAAATGAAGTTCCAAGATCGGAAGTTACTCCAAGCAAG AAGTTAACATGGAGGtcaaggcagcaggacagagagaactGTGCTATGAAAGGCAAACATAAA GATGAATGCCATAACTTCATTAAAGTCTTTGTTCCAAGAAATGATGAGATGGTGTTTGTCTGTGGAACAAATGCATTTAACCCTATGTGCAGATACTATCGG ctGAATACCTTAGAGTATGATGGGGAGGAAATTAGTGGTTTGGCAAGATGCCCGTTTGATGCCAGACAAACCAATGTCGCCCTCTTTGCTG ATGGAAAATTGTATTCGGCAACAGTAGCAGATTTCCTGGCAAGTGATGCTGTTATTTATCGCAGCATGGGGGATGGATCTGCCCTAAGAACAATAAAGTATGATTCCAAATGGATAAAAG AACCGCACTTCCTCCATGCCATAGAATATGGGAACTATGTTTATTTCTTCTTCCGAGAAATTGCTGTAGAGCACAATAATTTAGGCAAG GCTGTGTATTCCCGCGTGGCACGCATATGCAAAAATGACATGGGGGGGTCCCAAAGAGTCCTGGAAAAACATTGGACATCCTTTCTGAAAGCTCGGCTCAACTGCTCAGTTCCCGGGGATTCGTTCTTCTACTTTGATGTTCTGCAGTCTATCACAGACATAATAGAAATCAATGGAGTCCCCACGGTTGTCGGTGTATTCACCACACAGCTTAACAG CATCCCTGGTTCAGCAGTGTGTGCTTTCAGCATGGATGACATTGAGAAAGTCTTCAAAGGGAGATTTAAAGAACAAAAGACTCCTGACTCTGTTTGGACAGCTGTACCTGAAGACAAAGTACCAAAGCCAAG ACCTGGCTGCTGTGCAAAACACGGCCTAGCAGAGGCTTACAAAACCTCCATTGATTTCCCAGACGAAACACTCTCCTTCATCAAATCTCACCCTTTGATGGATTCAGCTGTTCCCTCAGTCGTTGAGGAGCCCTGGTTTACCAAAACACGTGTCAG ATACAGACTGACAGCGATTGCTGTAGACCATGCTGCTGGACCATACCAGAACTACACAGTCATATTTGTTGGCTCCGAAGCAGGAATAGTACTTAAAATCTTGGCAAAGACCAGGCCTTTTTCTTTGAATGACAGCGTATTACTGGAAGAGATTGAAGCGTATAATCATGCAAA GTGTAATGCTGAGAGCGAGGAGGACCGAAGAGTCATTTCCCTTCAGCTGGACAGAGACCACCATGCTCTGTTCGTGGCATTCTCCAGCTGCGTCATTAGAATTCCTCTGAGTCGGTGTGAGCGTCACGGGTCATGTAAAAA GGCATGTATTGCTTCACGGGACCCATACTGTGGCTGGTTAGACCATGAGGCATGTGGAAGAGTGACACCAGGCATGCT CACCGGAGGATATGTACAAGATGTGGAATATGGCAACACAGCACAGCTTGGGGACTGCCACG AAATTTTGCCTACTACAGCTACACCAGATTACAAAATATTTGGCGGCCCAACATCTG GTGTAAGGTGGGAAGTGCAATCTGGAGAGTCCAACCAGATGGTACATATGAATGTCCTAATcacttgtgtctttgctgcttttGTCCTGGGAGCCTTTATTGCGGGAGTGGCTGTTTACTGTTACCGGGATATATTTGTACGGAAATCGAGAAAAATTCACAAAGATGCAGAATCGGCTCAGTCCTGTACTGACTCCAGTGGGAGCTTTGCTAAGCTGAACGGGCTGTTTGATAGCCCCGTCAAGGAATATCAACAAAACATCAATTCACCCAAACTCTACACAAACCTGTTGACTAGCAGAAAGGAGCTGCCACCAAACGGTGATACGAAGTCCATGATGGTGGACCACAGGGGCCAGCCACCGGAATTAGCTGCGCTTCCGACTCCTGAATCTACACCGGTTCTTCAGCAAAAGACTCTGCAGGTGATGAAAAGTCAGTTGGACAAAGCGCATGGTAACCTCAGTGCTTCACGAAAGGAAACGCCACTGAAAAGCCCTCAGTTTTTTCCTTCCAGTCCTCCACCGCACTCTCCTCTAAGTCATGGACATATTCCTAGTGCTATCGTTCTTCCCAATGCTACCCATGATTACAATACGTCTTTCTCAAATTCTAATGCACACAAGGCAGACAAAAAAGTGCAACATATTGATCATCCACTTACAAAACCGTCCAGCAAAAGAGACCACAGGAGATCTGTTGATTCCAGGAACACCCTGAATGATTTTCTGAAACACTTAAATGAAACTACTAGTAATCCCAAAGCAATTATGGGAGATATTCAAGTGGCCCACCAGACTTTAATGCTGGATCCAATGGGAAATATGTCTGAGATCCCACCTAAGGTTCCCAACAGGGAGGCATCTTTATACTCTCCTCCATCAACTCTTCCAAGAAACAGCCCCACGAAACGAGTGGACGTTCCCACCACTCCTGCAGTACCAATGACCTCTTTGGAAAGGCAGAGAGGTTATCACAAAAATTCTTCACAAAGGCATTCAATATCTGCCCTGCCTAAAAACTTAAACTCACCAAATGGTGTTTTGTTATCCAGACAGCCTAGTATTAACCATGGGGGGTACATGCCTCCCACAGCAGGCACAAAGATGGACTACGTGCAAGGGACGCCTGTCAGCGTTCACCTCCAGCCTTCCTTGTCCAGGCAAAGCAGTTACACGAGCAATGGCACCCTTCCTCGTACAGGAATAAAGAGGACACCCTCCTTAAAACCTGATGTGCCACCAAAACCCTCATTCGTTCCTCAAACAACTTCAGTCAGACCACTGAACAAATACAGTTACTAG